TCTTGCCGCTGCGATGCAACTCGAATTATTTTGGGGGCCACCGCTTTGGTAAAACGGAAATGGGTATGCTGATACCCTTCGCGTTGGTAAAAACGGTGAGCATCAAGACGTTTGGCGCTGGTGGAAAGCTCGGTCAGTTCTGCACCCGCGATGCGCGCTTTATCTTCTGCCCACGCCAGCAATTTGCTGCCAACGCCGTAGCCACGTGCCTGCGGCACCACCACCAGCTCCTGAATTTCACCCACCCAGTTCACATGGTGCAGGTGGAACTGCATATGCAGACTCACCATTCCCACGACTTCGCCGTTTAGTTCCGCGAGTTGGTAACATAGGTTGTGATCCTGGAGGTTTGCCGCAAACCCTACGTTAAATGCCTGGCGATTAAATTCCGCCTGTTTTAATTCGCAAATTAAAGCGTAGACGGCATCGGTATCGGCAAGCGTGGCGGGGCGAATTTCCAACATGGCGCGTTTCCTTGTGAATTTGGTGGATGACGCTGTCGCTTATCCACCCTACAAAACCCGAGTCGTAGGTCGGATTAGCGTAGCGACATCCGACATTAAAGCAGCTCAGTAGATCAAATGCATAAACGACGAGACAGACTCATCAAGACTGCCATCGTTATTCAGTATCATGCATTCGTCCTGATCCGGCGTGTAGAATGCCGCACGTTGCAGGCGCTGCTCGATCTGCTGTGCCGTTTCGCGCCCGCGTTCTTCAAGGCGCTTACGCAAAACGTCCGTTGAAACGTGCAGGCAAATCGGCACCAGCGCTTCGCCATATCGCGCCCGCGCCTGTGCCAGATGCTGGCGCGAACCGTTAACTACCACATCGAAACCGGTATCGAGCCAGATATCCAGTTCGATCCCCACGCCATAACTCTGGTGATGCGCCTGCCAGCACAGGGCGAACAGCCCCTGTTTCTCGCGCTGGGCGAACTCCTTTTCACTCAGTGCGATATGGTTTTCGCATCCGGCGTCTGCGGCGCGGGTGATGTAGCGATGAGCCACCAGCAGTTGATTATTCTCCTGCTGGCGGAGCGCCGTCAGCAGGCTGTCTTTCCCGGAGCCCGACGGCCCCATCAACC
This genomic window from Buttiauxella gaviniae contains:
- the phnO gene encoding aminoalkylphosphonate N-acetyltransferase, giving the protein MLEIRPATLADTDAVYALICELKQAEFNRQAFNVGFAANLQDHNLCYQLAELNGEVVGMVSLHMQFHLHHVNWVGEIQELVVVPQARGYGVGSKLLAWAEDKARIAGAELTELSTSAKRLDAHRFYQREGYQHTHFRFTKAVAPKIIRVASQRQENESQ
- the phnN gene encoding ribose 1,5-bisphosphokinase, with translation MSKMVWLMGPSGSGKDSLLTALRQQENNQLLVAHRYITRAADAGCENHIALSEKEFAQREKQGLFALCWQAHHQSYGVGIELDIWLDTGFDVVVNGSRQHLAQARARYGEALVPICLHVSTDVLRKRLEERGRETAQQIEQRLQRAAFYTPDQDECMILNNDGSLDESVSSFMHLIY